A portion of the Burkholderiales bacterium genome contains these proteins:
- a CDS encoding TetR family transcriptional regulator: MVRRTREAAAATRERLLDAAERVFRDRGVTRTSLSEVAAEAGVTRGAVYWHFRDKADLFVAMCERATSPMDALVEQANARQEGSPLAALRALCVDALAHLSCDPRTHAVFEIMFHKSELAGELAGVADRHDRDCAHARACVETVFRRAVAAGELPPDTDTALATFAMYAYVTGLMHEWTLEPGVRDLGALAPALVDTLIAGIAANPPRLAAGAKAVPAAAAADVGLRLAGREHA, encoded by the coding sequence ATGGTCCGACGAACCCGTGAGGCTGCCGCCGCCACGCGCGAGCGCCTGCTCGACGCCGCCGAGCGCGTGTTCCGCGACCGGGGGGTGACCCGCACCTCGCTTTCGGAGGTCGCCGCCGAGGCCGGCGTGACGCGCGGTGCGGTCTACTGGCACTTCCGAGACAAGGCCGATTTGTTCGTCGCCATGTGCGAACGGGCGACGAGCCCGATGGACGCGCTGGTCGAGCAGGCGAACGCGCGGCAGGAGGGCTCGCCGCTCGCCGCGCTGCGAGCGCTCTGCGTCGATGCGCTCGCGCACCTCTCCTGCGACCCCCGCACGCACGCGGTGTTCGAGATCATGTTCCACAAGAGCGAACTCGCCGGCGAACTCGCCGGGGTGGCCGACCGCCACGACCGCGATTGCGCGCACGCACGCGCGTGCGTCGAGACGGTGTTCCGCCGCGCGGTCGCCGCGGGCGAACTGCCGCCCGACACCGACACCGCGCTCGCGACCTTCGCGATGTACGCCTACGTCACCGGGCTCATGCACGAGTGGACGCTCGAGCCGGGCGTCCGCGACCTGGGCGCGCTCGCGCCCGCGCTCGTCGACACGCTCATCGCGGGCATCGCCGCGAATCCGCCGCGCCTCGCCGCCGGCGCGAAAGCGGTGCCGGCAGCCGCTGCCGCGGACGTCGGACTTCGCCTCGCCGGACGCGAGCATGCCTGA
- a CDS encoding efflux RND transporter periplasmic adaptor subunit, with protein MAVLAAALTGCGQGGQPGGHMGFPPAQVATVTLAPRTLPVSWEYVGQTTGSKDVEVRARVTGILEKKLFQEGGQVKAGQPLFTIDPKPLEAQAAAARADVARAEAQLAQAEREAARLVPLAERRAVGRKEADDALSAVDLARATLAAAKARYAEVELNLGYTRVVAPVTGLTSRAMKSEGSLVNANETLLTVISQVDPIWVPFNISENEQLAINRSVAAGLLELPKDNGFEVTIRLADGTVFPRSGKINFADTRVNPATGSYEMRAEVANRDRALKPGQFVRVTLKGAMRRNAIAVPQVAVLDGPQGKFVYVPGKDKDGKDVALPRPVVLGPWVEADGVNLWVVESGLKAGETVIVDGVARIMAPGSPIMLGPPPGAPGAAPGGPGAPPAKGDAKSAPAKS; from the coding sequence ATGGCCGTCCTCGCCGCCGCGCTCACCGGCTGCGGCCAGGGCGGACAGCCGGGCGGACACATGGGATTTCCCCCCGCGCAGGTGGCGACCGTGACGCTCGCCCCGCGCACGCTGCCGGTGTCGTGGGAGTACGTCGGACAGACGACCGGCTCGAAGGACGTCGAGGTCCGGGCCCGGGTCACCGGGATCCTCGAGAAGAAATTGTTCCAGGAAGGCGGACAGGTGAAGGCCGGGCAGCCGCTCTTCACCATCGACCCCAAGCCGCTCGAGGCGCAGGCCGCGGCCGCGCGGGCCGACGTCGCTCGCGCGGAGGCGCAGCTCGCGCAGGCCGAGCGCGAAGCCGCGCGCCTCGTGCCGCTCGCCGAGCGCCGCGCGGTCGGCCGGAAGGAAGCCGATGATGCCCTTTCCGCCGTCGATCTCGCGCGCGCGACGCTCGCGGCGGCGAAGGCGCGCTACGCCGAAGTCGAGCTGAACCTCGGCTACACGCGCGTCGTCGCGCCGGTGACCGGCCTCACGTCGCGCGCGATGAAGTCGGAGGGAAGCCTCGTCAACGCGAACGAGACGCTGCTCACCGTGATCTCGCAGGTCGATCCGATCTGGGTGCCGTTCAACATCTCGGAGAACGAGCAGCTCGCGATCAACCGTTCGGTCGCCGCGGGACTGCTCGAGCTGCCGAAGGACAACGGCTTCGAGGTCACGATCCGGCTCGCCGACGGCACGGTCTTCCCGCGCAGCGGGAAGATCAACTTCGCCGACACGCGCGTGAATCCGGCGACCGGCAGCTACGAGATGCGCGCCGAGGTCGCCAACCGCGACCGCGCGCTGAAGCCGGGACAGTTCGTGCGCGTCACGCTCAAGGGCGCGATGCGCCGGAACGCGATCGCGGTGCCGCAGGTCGCGGTGCTCGACGGGCCGCAGGGCAAGTTCGTCTACGTGCCGGGCAAGGACAAGGACGGCAAGGACGTCGCGTTGCCGCGGCCGGTCGTGCTCGGGCCGTGGGTCGAGGCCGACGGCGTCAACCTGTGGGTCGTCGAGTCGGGACTGAAGGCGGGCGAGACGGTCATCGTCGACGGTGTCGCGCGGATCATGGCGCCGGGTTCGCCGATCATGCTCGGGCCGCCGCCGGGCGCACCCGGTGCCGCGCCGGGAGGTCCAGGCGCGCCGCCCGCGAAGGGCGACGCGAAGTCCGCGCCGGCCAAGTCGTAA